Sequence from the Erythrolamprus reginae isolate rEryReg1 chromosome Z, rEryReg1.hap1, whole genome shotgun sequence genome:
ctggaatattgtttttattattgttgtgagccgccccgagtcttcggagaggggcggcatacaaatctaataaattgaattgaatttggtgGAAGTGTCTGACATGTTGTGTTGATGATCCAGGCAGTTCTGTTGGCAAAAGCATTATGGCCTGGTCATGGGTCCATGCTACCCGAGGAGCCGTCTCATCCCAATGGGATTGGCCTTCTCTCACTTGCACAAGAGGCATACTGTTGATTCCATCGGCTGAGGGATTTTGGTTGGTGGGGGATTCAGGAGAAGAGCTTTTCCTGCTGTGGCTTCCGCCCTTTGGAACATTGTGCCCTCAAGGTGGGATGTGCCACCACTTTCTTGGTCTTCTGAAAAGGGCTGAAGACCCAGCTCTGCCATCTGACTTGAGACCCTGATGGGTATTTGTCCCTTCTTGCCCGGTGTTTTTGTtaactttaatattttaaatttaattattaatatttttaatgaactgggtttttttaatgatgttttatgacaagggtccccaaacttggcaactttaagacttgtgtgcttctattcccagaattttccaggcagctatgctggctggagaattctggcagttgaagtccacatgtcttaacattgccaggtttgaagacctctgttttatgatattggaagctgcccagaatcacatgGTGGTGTCATGCATatagatttagaatagaataggatagaattctttattggccaagtgtaattggacacacacaatgaatttgtcttggtgcatatgctctcagcgtacataaaataaaatatacatttgtcaagaatcatgtggtacaacacttaatgattgtcataggggtcaaataagcaatgaggaaataatcaatattaataaaaatcttaggatacaagcaacaagttacagtcatacagtcctaagtgggaggaaaaggatgataggaatgatgaaaaaactagtagaatagaagtgcagatttagtagaaagtctgacagtgttgagggaattatttgtttagtagagtgatggcgttcgggggaaaaactgttcttgtgtctagttgtcttggtgtgcagtgctctgtagcgacgttttgagggtaggagttgaaacagtttgtgtccaggatgtgaggggtcagtaaatattttccccaccctctttttgacttgtgcagtactgtatacagctcctcaatggaaggcaggttggcagccattgttttttctgcagttctgattctcctctgaagtctgtgtcggtcctgttgggttgcagcactaaaccagacagttaaagaggtgcagatgacagactcaatgaatcTGCAGATTCATGTTGACTAAACAGTTTTATACTGTTAAACTTATTACATTGATTAcagttcttctctctgcaatttggaatattaggTCAGGTATGGCCCGATCCTAACACACCTTTCGCGACCTTCTAAGAAGCAAAATCAGTGGAGAattcacattcacttaacaaccgcgttactaatttaacagctgcagtgattcacttaatagcttAATAAGCAAgaatggtaaaatggggcaaaactcacttaatacatttctcatttagcaacataaattctgggctcaattgtggttgtatgtcaacatgtatgaaatataaataaaccaTCGCATAGCTGTGTTTGAACATCTTGTGTACATGGCCCttaaggtggcacagcaggtagagtgctgtactgcaggctactgaggCTGACTACagatctgtagatcagtggttcaaatctcatcaccggctcaaggtggactcagccttccatccttctgaggtgggtacaatgaggacccggattgtgggggcaataggctggttctattatttatttattatttatttatttattaatcagatttgtatgccgcccctctccgcagactccgggcggctcacagcaataataatacaatgtaaacaaatctaatatttaagttaatttaaaaccccaatttagaaaccaatcatacatactagcataccatgcataaattttataagcctagggggaaggaaagtgtcaattcccccatgcctgacaacagagatgggttttaaggagcttacaaaaggctaggagggtgggggcaactctgatatctggggggagttggttccaaagggtcggggccgccacagagaaggctcttcccctgggtcccgccaaacgacattgtttagtcgacgggacctggagaaggccaactctgtgggacctaactggtcactgggatttgtgcggcagaaggcggtcccggagatattctggtccggtgccatgaagggctttataggtcataaccaacactttgaattgtgaccggaaactgatcggcaaccaatacagactgcggagtgttggtgtgacatgggcgtatttagggaagcccatgattgctctcgcagctgcattctgcacgatctgaagatctatttaaaagtgctattgttaacatgttgtaagtcgccctgaatctaaggagaagggcggcataaaaatcgaatgaatgaatgaataaataaataaataaggtacttCCTGTGTAACAGCATATCTTTCCCCTTCCATCAGGTCCGACCTCTGAAACACCCAGACCTTCCTTGGTTTCAACTCTCTTGCGTCCGTCCTTGGTCCCGCGTTTCAGGCCCTGGGGCTTGGTCCCAGTCTTCCAAAACATGCGTTCTAAACTGGAAGCCTTTGCCGACATCTTCCTCAGCCCACACAAGCCATCCCCGCCACCCATCAAAAGACCTCCGTCCCCATCACCACCTCCTCCAGTAACTGTGGACGAAGTGGCGACAACTCCACTGGCTGCCCGTCGTCCAGGAGTCAAAATCGAGGTGAAAATAGCCATTTCCGAGCCGTGTCCCCTCAAGCGGAGCTCTTGCCacgaggaagagaaagaagaatctGATCGCCTGGTGGTGAGCGGGAGGCCCCCTATCCGCCAGTGGCGCTTGAGCAAAGGAGAGCCGTCTCCACATCCCCACCTTGAACGTAGCTACTCCTGCCCTGATTTTCCTAGAGCCCGCTCTTGGCAAAACCTCTCCACAGTGCTTTCTCCCGTGCCACAGATGCCGCAACGCCGGCACACGATTTGCAGCCTGGAAGTAGCGCGAGAACTAGACCGTCCCATGATGCCTTGTCTGCGTAAGGAAGTGTACCCTTGCAGCACTCCCCCTGCCCGCCTCTTGCCACGGCCCTTGGTTCACACCACCACCCACTGTGATCCACCCTCCTACTCTTCCCTGGCACCATCCTGTTGTCATGATCCTGACCCGGTGCATTCCAGGTAAAAGCTTTTCCCTCCTCAAAGAGGTATGTTACCccacctccccccaaaaaaacctcaGCTTCACCCCCAACAAGGTGAGGATGATCCTGGAGGCACAGGATACTGGCTACTCCCTGAAAGGAACGGAAGGAACAGGATTTTTGATCCCTCCCTGTGGAAAGGCTGGATCTACTACAGCAGCGatccccaacctttccagctttgGGAGATCGTTGAGGGAATGGTTACGCCCCAAGTGGCAGGTCAGCCCATGTCCGATCCATTTGTACGAGTGGTGGAGAAACATTCCTCTGGtgcttgcacaaatggagctgcTGACCCACTGCTTCCGCGGCCCGGTTCTGAGGCCCCAGTTTGGGTACCCCTGTTGTACAGCATCTTTTTCATGTTGGGAGATCCCGGGTCACCTGTTCTTGGACTCCATTCCCAGGCAGCATGACCTGAAATAAAGGAGGTGTTTAGGGGCTGCTGTAGTCTTTGATttaacagcagttcatttagtgagtgGAGttgcaatggcattgaaaaagtgaTCATTTTATCACAGCCCTTTCAccttccccatggtcacgtgatcaaaattcagatggttcacatttatgaccttcgCGGTGTCCTgggagggtcatgtgatcaccttctgtGACCTTtcgacaggcaaagtcaatggggaaaccagattcacttaacagccatgttactaatGTTAACAATCACATTAACAAatttggcaagaaaggtcgtaaaatggagcagaACTCATTTTAacaatatctcacttagcaacagaaattttggtctcaattTTGGTCGTTTgtcgaggacttcctgtaatTCAAGAATATATTGGAGTCCGTTGTCTGCTTTTTAGAGACTTTGAGCAGGAGTATTGGAAAGCCAATTTTTAAGATGAAGGTTATACCAAGCCATGTTCCCCTGAGGTCCATTTCTCCATAAGGCACAGATGCGTTTCCAGTTCTTAACTAGTTCTGGGATCTGTAGTGGGAGAGTCatccctttttttttgctttgcttcCCTGCTCCACCTTTCCTCCAACTCCCGTGGTGTGCTGTATATTTAATAGGTCCTCCTGTTCAGTCAGCTCACTTTCTTTTTTCCTACCAGAAGTGTTGGATTACAGACCACCTGGTTGTACACGTGGAGGATGCGGATGTTTGTAATTGTGACACATCTGAAAATGTAGGAGGAAAAGAACTGGGCGGAGACTGAATTTAAGTTCTTTTCCTGTTCTGTCCTCTCCGAACCGATGAGCAGACTTCACCAACATGAAGAACATCTGGACTCCCTTTGATCTGTACGTGATTTGTTTCCTTTGTCCTTGCAGGAATGCCTCCCACTCCCCAGATGGTGGGCAAAAGGTACCCCCGGTTGGCTTGGGCACGGTTGCATCAGAGCAGCTGATGCTTTCACAAGATGAGATGAAGGTCAGTCAGTCACTGTGTCATGTAGGGCCTAACAGAGTCGCCTCgataagggtggcatagaaatctaataaataaataaagtgctgcacagtgaggggtgggggtggattaAGACACAGCCTCCCTCTCTATAGGGCATGTCCATGATTATCCCCACTTAATTTTCCTAAACTTGCAGGGATCCCAAGACAACACAGTAGGGAAGGTGTCCTGCATAAGAATCCGCAAGACGCCAGCCAGGGACAAAGCCAATCTCACCCCCATGGGGCTTCCCCGTCCGGTCAGGTGAGAGCATGCCTTAAACAAATTGGGAGAATGGGCCCCGAATGAAAATGTTTCTGCAGGAAAATGGGAATGGGCTTCTAAATTGCCCAATGGCGGTCAGAAAACCTAGGATCCAGATGAATTCAAGCTGGAAGGGGGCAGTAAGTAAGCAGGAAAGGGTTGGGCCTTTTCCAGGGTTAAAGTTCTGCTGCTGGGTCACTTGCTTTTCAATTGCATTGGAACAAATCTAAGACTTCTGGTGGTGGGTTAGAGGTCAATTTTTTGGGAACTCTGAAGAACAGGGGTTAAAGAGAAGGGAATTCTTAAACCTTATGCCTGGAAATTTTAGAAAGATGCTATGGAAAATATGACCCAGTGGGCAGTTCTGTCAAGATCTAAGAGTGGCAGGCTAAGAAAGTTGTCTGAAAAGCTGAGCAGAATGTTGCCctataaactgaaaaaatgttTTTACTATTCTGCAGAACAATTCTCCCATCTCACAGATATTTTTCCCTACTGGCCAAGTTATTCCAAAGTAAtatgttctatttttttcctttctcaggCTGAACAAAAAGGTGTTCAGTCTGGAGGAGATCTACACGAACAAGAACTATCATTCACCTACAGAGAATAGGTGAGAAACTGGTTAATGGCTTGTATGGTCTTTGGTCCAGGTTGGCCAAGGTGGAGTATTGTTGTCCAAGGTGATTCATGGTGGAATCACAaggtgttctggattctggttggaactttggttaaattggaaataacacttactgaatgcaggatttcataaacaaaaactccatctttatttctcctctcctccatattcaaaatgcattacaggcaATCACaatccttcctctcttatctttAGCAATCAGAGCACACAAGAACATTCCTCCCGGCCTCCTCCCTCATCTTAAAATTTATGTCTATGCGGCGTAGTTCAAAAGAACAGCTGTAAAATAGCAGAAAAAGAACTAACTTACTTCGTAGCCATACCGGCAAAcgtccatgatggatttacaacattgaaaactccgcccttcttccccgctggcaCCCAGATGTGACAAATAAATCACTTCAGTAATTAACctgttcctccccttaatatctcttccctaacacttgttccctGCGCCTTTGAACCCTTCTGAAATGCGGATTAAACCATCTAGTATctttctcttcttcactggagtctggactcatagcaatgTCCTGTGGCTGGCGTCCCACCTGTTCTGACATctgtaacccaggacctgccactaattcataaacaccatctgtatcagagtcatcaaactcttcaccatcctccaactgaccaggagtatatacaacacaAGGTGGGATCTGACCATCTCTATACACTCTGATTTATGGCTCAGCAGTCTTGTGAAACCAATTATGAGTTCTGCAAACCACAATACAAAGTCTGTGTTCAATCTAGAACTCAAAATAGCCAAGTAGAGTCAACACACTTGAAAAAGAAATGTTTGATAGTTTCTAACCAAAGATCTCCTGGCTATATTGGCTGAGACAAATTATGAGACAAATTATTTGCAGGGCACTTGGTGGAAGGAAGCTAATGCATATAAAAGTGCTAGACTAGTGATTCTCCACCTTTTCTTCACCACTAAAATACGTTTTGTGGCCATAGATCCCTAAgatttaactcaagatttaaatcataacatttctttaaGCCTTCTCACACTCCCTGTGTTGACATCACACCCTGCTCCCCCAGGATCTATGGACCataggttgagagccactgtatTAGACTGATAGAAGACAATTGCTTTGGAGTAATAGTGTTGAAAGAGCAGAGGTGCAGTATCAACTATGTGTTACTTtagcacagtgtttctcaacctcagcaattttaagatgtgtcgACTTTGAATTCCCAGAAGTCCCCCAGCCAGGGTGATTCAAGCCCACGTTTCTTTCATTCcagaatgctggttggggaaatactgggagctgaaatccacacaCCTGACcttgagaaacattgctttagCATTTGCTCCTTGTTGTGGAAGCAATGTGcagttttggggtggtggtggtggtgaattatttttatttttcttcacatcAAAAACATACGTAACATTACATATATCTTCAATATGCATATAATTATCACTTAAAAGCAATACAATAACCCaagttacattccaattttaattatTCGATTGGTCTCATTGTTCCCTCTCACCACTCCCCCCTTTccatctcaggtggctattccacctctaaTACCTACTTTGTtacaccttttttcccctttcttattACCatatcctcctccttcctttctttctactctcttgtctttctctccttcctacttcctcttacatcaggggtcaggaacctttttggctaagagagccgtaaacgccacatattttgaaatataattccgcgagagccgtacgtatctccctttctctctttctttctctctctctttctctccccctctctttgtctctttctatctctttctctccctccctctatctttctctttttatctctctctttctctttctctctctctctttctcccccttctctctgaagtggggagggccgggttggcaccaagggagctcgagacggggtgcaaaagcaaactactctgctggcccaggcccacatcggaaggaaggaaggaaggaatggtaaaaggggcgatcaagagaggaatgggtgaatgaatggacggagggtgggaaggaaggaaggaaagagggaagggacagaaacagaggaagggtgcaaagaaagcaaggaaaggtgtgaaaggggagagtaagagaagaaggagtgaaagaagggaatgagggaggaaacaagggaggaaggagaaggaaagcaagaaatggagggagggagggaaggaaggaaagaaag
This genomic interval carries:
- the PRR14 gene encoding proline-rich protein 14 isoform X3, encoding MECTFLEGTSAGGHLPVSKSERKARQRKLIFRPAVEEGEGTRVPLLEPLDGGRISPSLCENEKWSLKKRQRLQQGSSLMAEEDKDARGGTRENLWHVASAMEKKQRKVLSIDLEDFSTTKVPEIPQRCPLLQRPPLPPSKKPFQVSLGNETKVSCSRNRQDSTVCRPRLPKVYSQPCRESQEQSAQTCQKLGDQRFCPSYSRESERLQAKRQRLQNGVPLINGREGPRSIPKEEAHWPIPTLEDCQLTQTQQDAGTGQELLENVPPPCRSDRRELPHQSPCMETAVPSDQEHHTGPTSETPRPSLVSTLLRPSLVPRFRPWGLVPVFQNMRSKLEAFADIFLSPHKPSPPPIKRPPSPSPPPPVTVDEVATTPLAARRPGVKIEVKIAISEPCPLKRSSCHEEEKEESDRLVVSGRPPIRQWRLSKGEPSPHPHLERSYSCPDFPRARSWQNLSTVLSPVPQMPQRRHTICSLEVARELDRPMMPCLRKEVYPCSTPPARLLPRPLVHTTTHCDPPSYSSLAPSCCHDPDPVHSRNASHSPDGGQKVPPVGLGTVASEQLMLSQDEMKAEQKGVQSGGDLHEQELSFTYRE
- the PRR14 gene encoding proline-rich protein 14 isoform X4, giving the protein MECTFLEGTSAGGHLPVSKSERKARQRKLIFRPAVEEGEGTRVPLLEPLDGGRISPSLCENEKWSLKKRQRLQQGSSLMAEEDKDARGGTRENLWHVASAMEKKQRKVLSIDLEDFSTTKVPEIPQRCPLLQRPPLPPSKKPFQVSLGNETKVSCSRNRQDSTVCRPRLPKVYSQPCRESQEQSAQTCQKLGDQRFCPSYSRESERLQAKRQRLQNGVPLINGREGPRSIPKEEAHWPIPTLEDCQLTQTQDAGTGQELLENVPPPCRSDRRELPHQSPCMETAVPSDQEHHTGPTSETPRPSLVSTLLRPSLVPRFRPWGLVPVFQNMRSKLEAFADIFLSPHKPSPPPIKRPPSPSPPPPVTVDEVATTPLAARRPGVKIEVKIAISEPCPLKRSSCHEEEKEESDRLVVSGRPPIRQWRLSKGEPSPHPHLERSYSCPDFPRARSWQNLSTVLSPVPQMPQRRHTICSLEVARELDRPMMPCLRKEVYPCSTPPARLLPRPLVHTTTHCDPPSYSSLAPSCCHDPDPVHSRNASHSPDGGQKVPPVGLGTVASEQLMLSQDEMKAEQKGVQSGGDLHEQELSFTYRE